In Rhinolophus ferrumequinum isolate MPI-CBG mRhiFer1 chromosome 25, mRhiFer1_v1.p, whole genome shotgun sequence, the following proteins share a genomic window:
- the RASAL1 gene encoding rasGAP-activating-like protein 1, which translates to MCDSLSLATPPADHGYCSRTGQGGPTEKVVPEGPAIRVSDRAPGSQWVICRRPPSLPRSSLGTGAPSCPESLGLGAMAKSSSLNVRVVEGRALPAKDVSGSSDPYCIVKVDDEVVARTATVWRSLSPFWGEEYTVHLPLDFHHLAFYVLDEDTVGHDDVIGKISLSREAIAADPRGIDSWINLSRVDPDAEVQGEICLAVQMLEDARGCCLHCHVLKARDLAPRDISGTSDPFARVFWGSQSLETSTIKKTRFPHWDEVLELREMPGAPSSLRVELWDWDMVGKNDFLGMVEFPPKVLQQNPPNGWFRLLPFPRAEEDSGGNLGALRLKVRLVEDRVLPSKYYQPLVQLLMESVLELPEEDDASPLAVLELTSGDCRQDLATKLVKLFLGQGLAGPFLDYLTRREVARTTDPNTLFRSNSLASKSMEQFMKLVGMPYLHEVLKPVVNRVFEEKKYMELDPCKMDLGRTRRISFKGTPSEEHVREASLGLLTGYLGPIVDAIVGSVGRCPPAVRLAFKQLRQRVEERFPQTEHKDVKYLAISGFLFLRFFAPAILTPKLFDLRDQHADPQTSRSLLLLAKAVQSIGNLGQQLGQGKELWMAPLHPFLLQSISRVRDFLDQLVDVDGEEEAGGPVRALVPSSMTVREGYLLKRKEEPGSLATRFAFKKRYFWLSGETLSYSKSPECQIRSFTPVSYIRAVERVDEGAFQLPHVMQVVTQDDAGTLHTTYLQCKNVNELNQWLSALRKASAPNPDKLASCHPGAFRSARWTCCLQADRSAAGCSRTHFAVTLGDWSDPLDPDAETQMVYRQLLLGRDQLRMKFLEDSNMDSSPEADSGEGSSATEGACPDALARQREAAARLLEVLADLDRAHEEFQQQEQRKVAPNPLRP; encoded by the exons ATGTGCGACTCTCTCTCTCTAGCTACGCCTCCCGCCGACCACGGATACTGCTCCCGGACAGGGCAGGGAGGTCCGACTGAGAAGGTGGTGCCCGAAGG CCCAGCTATCCGCGTCTCGGACAGGGCGCCAGGCTCGCAGTGGGTGATATGTAGACGCCCTCCCTCCCTTCCGCGGTCCAGCCTCGGAACCGGGGCGCCCTCCTGCCCGGAAAGTTTGGGGCTGGGCGCCATGGCCAAGAGCAGCTCCCTGAATGTCCGCGTGGTGGAGGGCCGGGCGCTGCCCGCCAAGGACGT GTCTGGTAGCAGTGACCCCTACTGCATAGTGAAAGTGGACGACGAGGTGGTGGCCAG GACAGCAACCGTCTGGCGCAGCCTGAGCCCCTTCTGGGGGGAGGAGTACACTGTGCACCTACCCCTGGATTTCCACCATCTGGCCTTCTACGTGCTGGACGAGGATACGGTGGG GCACGACGATGTCATCGGCAAGATCTCGCTGAGCAGGGAGGCAATTGCAGCTGACCCACGAG GAATTGATAGCTGGATCAACCTGAGCCGTGTGGACCCGGATGCAGAGGTCCAGGGTGAGATCTGCCTGGCTGTGCAGATGCTGGAGGATGCACGGGGCTGCTGTCTTCACTGCCATGTGCTCAAGGCCAG GGACCTGGCCCCCCGAGACATCTCTGGAACTTCCGACCCATTTGCACGTGTGTTTTGGGGCAGCCAGAGCTTGGAGACTTCG accATCAAGAAGACTCGCTTCCCACACTGGGATGAGGTGCTGGAGCTGCGGGAGATGCCAGGCGCCCCATCTTCACTGCGAGTGGAGCTCTGGGACTGGGACATGGTGGGCAAGAATGACTTCTTGGGCATG GTGGAGTTCCCCCCGAAGGTCCTGCAGCAGAACCCACCCAACGGCTGGTTCCGCCTCCTGCCCTTTCCCAGAGCCGAGGAGGATTCTGG GGGGAACCTGGGTGCTCTGCGGCTAAAGGTGCGCCTCGTCGAGGACCGTGTCCTGCCCTCGAAGTACTACCAGCCCCTCGTGCAGCTGCTCATGGAGTCTGTGCTGGAGCTGCCAGAG GAGGATGATGCCAGCCCCCTGGCAGTGCTGGAGCTGACCTCGGGGGACTGCCGCCAGGACCTCGCCACCAAGCTGGTGAAGCTCTTTCTTggccagggcctggctgggcccTTTCTGGATTATCTTACCCGGCGTGAGGTGGCACGGACCA CTGACCCCAACACCCTCTTCCGTTCTAACTCCCTGGCGTCCAAGTCAATGGAACAGTTCATGAAG ctcgtGGGCATGCCCTACCTACACGAGGTTCTGAAGCCGGTGGTTAACCGTGTCTTCGAGGAGAAGAAGTACATGGAGCTGGACCCGTGCAAGATGGACCTGGGTCGTACCAG GAGAATCTCCTTCAAGGGCACGCCCTCGGAGGAACACGTGAGGGAAGCCAGCCTGGGGCTGCTGACAGGCTACCTGGGACCCATTGTGGACGCCATTGTGGGCTCCGTGGGGCGCTGCCCGCCTGCCGTGCGCCTGGCCTTCAAGCAGCTGCGCCAGCGTGTGGAGGAGCGCTTCCCCCAGACGGAGCACAag GATGTGAAGTACCTGGCCATAAGTGGCTTTCTCTTCCTGCGATTCTTTGCACCTGCCATCCTCACCCCAAAGCTGTTTGACCTCCGGGACCAGCACGCCGACCCTCAGACCAGCCGCTCACTGCTGCTGCTTGCCAAG GCTGTGCAGAGCATCGGAAACCTGGGCCAGCAGCTGGGCCAGGGCAAGGAGCTGTGGATGGCCCCCCTGCACCCCTTCCTGCTGCAGAGTATCTCACGTGTGAGAGACTTCCTGGACCAGCTGGTGGACGTggatggggaggagg AGGCTGGGGGCCCGGTGAGGGCCCTGGTCCCATCCTCCATGACTGTTCGAGAAGGCTACCTGTTGAAGCGCAAGGAGGAGCCTGGCAGCCTGGCCACACGCTTTGCCTTCAAGAAGCGTTACTTCTGGCTCAGTGGGGAGACGCTGTCCTACTCCAAGAGTCCTGAGTGTCAG ATACGCTCCTTCACCCCCGTGTCATATATCCGTGCGGTGGAGCGTGTGGACGAGGGAGCCTTTCAGCTGCCACATGTGATGCAGGTGGTGACACAGGACGACGCAGGGACACTGCACACCACCTACCTCCAGTGCAAG AATGTGAATGAGTTGAACCAATGGCTGTCGGCCCTGCGGAAGGCCAGCGCTCCCAACCCCGACAAGCTGGCCTCCTGCCACCCCGGTGCCTTCCGCAGTGCCCGCTGGACCTGCTGCCTTCAGGCTGATCGCTCAG CTGCCGGTTGCAGCCGCACACACTTTGCTGTCACCCTGGGAGACTGGAGTGACCCTCTGGATCCTGACGCTGAGACCCAGATGGTGTATCGGCAGCTGCTCCTGGGGCGGGACCAGCTCAG GATGAAATTCCTGGAGGATTCCAACATGGATTCAAGCCCGGAGGCAGACTCAGGGGAGGGCTCCAGTGCCACGGAAG GGGCCTGTCCCGATGCCCTGGCCCGGCAGAGAGAGGCAGCTGCCCGCCTGCTGGAGGTGCTCGCAGACCTGGATCGAGCCCACGAAGAGTTCCAGCAGCAGGAGCAGAGGAAGGTGGCCCCCAACCCCCTCAGGCCCTGA